The Fimbriimonas ginsengisoli Gsoil 348 genome window below encodes:
- a CDS encoding creatininase family protein yields the protein MKLAELTWMDVEVLSRDVVVLIPTGSLEQHGPHLPLFTDSLIATAVAQGVEQAIPEQVLLTPTLWLGASGHHLKFPGSLSADFDTYMGAIGSVVQSLLPHGFRRFYVLNGHGGNTSPNDMAMRKLKALYPEGTFAHSGYFAFCEQAIAHTLEGPLKGMRHACEAEASLMLHLHPNLVRKEKLRDDGLIAEPPVKGPVHHFDEITEQGSFGYATFASAEKGRTIFEAAVAGATEELRTIATGYVLRGLEPAQESTR from the coding sequence ATGAAGCTCGCCGAGCTAACTTGGATGGACGTCGAGGTCCTTTCCCGCGACGTCGTTGTGCTCATACCGACCGGGTCGCTTGAGCAACACGGTCCTCACCTTCCGCTATTCACCGATAGCCTCATCGCCACCGCGGTGGCTCAAGGGGTCGAGCAGGCGATACCGGAGCAGGTTTTGCTCACGCCGACGCTCTGGCTCGGCGCAAGCGGGCACCACCTCAAGTTTCCAGGGTCGCTCAGCGCCGACTTCGATACCTACATGGGGGCGATCGGAAGCGTCGTTCAATCGCTCCTGCCCCATGGCTTCCGCCGCTTTTACGTACTGAACGGACATGGCGGCAACACCTCGCCGAACGACATGGCGATGCGGAAGTTGAAGGCGCTCTATCCGGAAGGGACGTTCGCCCATAGCGGCTATTTCGCATTCTGCGAGCAAGCGATCGCGCACACGCTCGAAGGTCCGCTGAAGGGGATGCGGCACGCGTGCGAAGCGGAAGCCAGTCTGATGCTGCACCTTCATCCGAATCTGGTTCGAAAGGAGAAGCTAAGGGACGACGGGCTTATCGCGGAGCCGCCGGTGAAAGGTCCGGTGCACCATTTCGACGAGATCACCGAGCAGGGATCTTTCGGCTACGCGACGTTCGCGAGCGCCGAAAAAGGGCGCACCATCTTCGAAGCGGCGGTTGCGGGCGCAACGGAGGAACTGCGAACCATCGCGACCGGGTATGTTTTGCGCGGGCTCGAACCGGCCCAGGAAAGCACCAGATGA
- the prmC gene encoding peptide chain release factor N(5)-glutamine methyltransferase, whose product MRLDEWIRHAQKRLAASGIESSRLEAQLLAAHVLRVDRSWLIAHPEHEFNELAGEMLLQRRESREPLAYILGRREFYGRQFRVTPAVLIPRQETEVLVEAALAEDHTSKMDVITTGGKAVPLRVLDIGAGSGAIAITVKLERPDWDVTAVDISPPALELAEENAKSLGVEIRFVLSDGFEQLIGESFDLIVTNPPYIGHDEPLMPDVVEHEPHVALFSGKTGLEFYERLSREAMNHLNDGGRLMMEVGHRQARTVRELFESGGWQHVQTAQDLSGIDRVLVMAWTYECATAIIDSDADHRPGRV is encoded by the coding sequence GTGCGGCTCGATGAATGGATACGACATGCCCAGAAACGCCTCGCGGCGTCGGGGATCGAGTCGAGTCGCCTCGAAGCTCAACTGTTGGCGGCTCATGTGTTGCGGGTCGATCGGTCCTGGCTGATTGCCCATCCGGAGCACGAATTCAACGAGCTCGCGGGGGAAATGCTGCTTCAGCGGCGGGAAAGCCGAGAGCCGTTGGCGTACATTCTTGGCCGCCGGGAGTTCTACGGGCGTCAATTTCGGGTGACCCCCGCGGTTCTTATCCCCAGGCAGGAGACGGAGGTGCTGGTCGAGGCGGCCTTAGCAGAGGATCACACGTCCAAGATGGACGTGATAACCACGGGCGGGAAAGCCGTGCCACTACGTGTGCTCGACATCGGCGCCGGCTCCGGGGCTATCGCGATCACGGTTAAATTGGAGCGACCGGATTGGGATGTCACTGCCGTCGACATATCGCCCCCTGCTCTCGAGCTTGCCGAAGAAAATGCAAAGAGCCTAGGAGTGGAGATCCGGTTCGTGCTTTCCGACGGCTTCGAGCAGCTTATCGGCGAGTCGTTCGACCTGATCGTGACGAACCCGCCGTACATTGGCCACGACGAGCCGCTGATGCCCGACGTGGTAGAGCACGAACCGCACGTGGCGCTTTTTTCCGGGAAAACTGGATTGGAGTTCTACGAACGCCTCTCCCGCGAGGCGATGAACCACTTGAACGACGGTGGCCGGTTGATGATGGAGGTCGGCCACCGGCAAGCGAGGACGGTACGCGAATTGTTCGAATCCGGGGGGTGGCAACACGTGCAGACCGCCCAAGATTTGAGCGGCATCGACCGAGTTCTCGTGATGGCTTGGACGTATGAATGCGCGA
- the hflX gene encoding GTPase HflX: MSKMESLELLVERAVLVYLNEDENEDRMVEAELEGLCEAANVEPVASIRQRLDRPWKGTYVGKGKVLEISALAAEVDADLVLIDAELSGIQQRNLQDQIGRKVVDRTQLILDIFARRAKTREGMLQVELAQLTYMMPKLMSVYTKFERQKGGIGMRGPGETKLESDRRLVKERIARLGDEIEEVKRVRAQQRASRRKHPFPFATIVGYTSAGKSTLMNRFAGTELLADAMPFATLDPTTRKVDLEEGYAIFLTDTVGFIRNLPTHLVAAFQSTLEEVTFSDFALHVVDVSTPSWEIQRDAVLETLRILKADDKPIITVFNKIDALNDPTEARRLVAEFPNSVAISATTGEGMDDLQNAIVRQVKDLLNSVQILIPYDHQGVLQECYDFGRVRQVEYREDGIYVEAELVNELRERLRGYAI, from the coding sequence ATGTCCAAAATGGAATCTCTGGAGCTGCTCGTCGAGCGAGCGGTGCTGGTCTATCTTAACGAAGACGAAAACGAAGACCGAATGGTCGAAGCCGAGCTCGAAGGGCTCTGCGAGGCGGCCAATGTCGAGCCTGTCGCGAGCATTCGTCAACGTCTCGACCGTCCTTGGAAGGGAACCTACGTCGGCAAAGGGAAAGTGCTGGAGATTTCCGCGCTTGCCGCCGAGGTCGACGCCGACCTCGTGCTTATCGACGCTGAGCTGAGCGGAATCCAGCAGCGAAATCTGCAGGACCAGATTGGACGCAAGGTCGTCGACCGTACGCAGCTCATCCTAGACATCTTCGCCCGTCGCGCCAAGACGCGGGAGGGGATGCTGCAGGTAGAGCTTGCCCAGCTCACGTACATGATGCCGAAGCTCATGTCCGTTTACACGAAGTTCGAGCGTCAAAAAGGCGGCATCGGCATGCGCGGTCCCGGTGAAACGAAGCTGGAATCGGATCGACGCCTCGTCAAGGAAAGGATCGCCCGCCTCGGCGACGAGATCGAAGAGGTAAAGCGGGTTCGCGCCCAGCAGAGGGCGTCGCGCCGGAAGCATCCGTTCCCGTTCGCCACGATCGTCGGCTACACGTCGGCGGGCAAATCGACGCTGATGAACCGGTTCGCCGGGACCGAGCTTTTGGCCGACGCGATGCCGTTCGCCACGCTCGATCCGACGACTCGGAAGGTCGACCTGGAGGAAGGGTACGCGATCTTCCTCACCGACACCGTCGGCTTCATCCGAAACTTGCCGACCCACCTCGTGGCCGCGTTTCAGTCGACGTTGGAGGAGGTCACCTTCTCGGATTTCGCCCTTCACGTCGTGGACGTGAGCACGCCGTCGTGGGAAATTCAGCGAGACGCGGTCTTGGAGACGCTCCGTATCTTGAAAGCAGACGACAAGCCGATCATCACCGTGTTCAACAAGATCGACGCGCTGAATGACCCGACGGAAGCAAGGCGGCTCGTCGCCGAGTTTCCGAATTCGGTCGCGATCTCGGCGACGACGGGCGAGGGAATGGACGATTTGCAGAATGCGATCGTCCGTCAGGTCAAGGACCTCCTGAACTCGGTTCAGATCCTTATTCCGTACGACCATCAAGGGGTTCTTCAAGAGTGTTATGACTTCGGAAGGGTTCGCCAGGTGGAGTATCGGGAGGACGGAATCTACGTGGAAGCGGAGTTGGTCAACGAATTGCGCGAGCGGCTACGCGGCTACGCCATCTGA
- a CDS encoding VOC family protein, whose product MRLSNVVIAARNFEAMSEFYRTLTDWPTFFENDKCIFLGRGKPYLVLHRLGPETEVDPPERTLCLDLEVLDVDVEVERLARSGLACEMRGEVAVLRDPVGNLIELVAAG is encoded by the coding sequence GTGCGACTATCGAACGTAGTCATTGCCGCCCGTAACTTCGAGGCGATGTCGGAGTTTTATCGGACCCTCACGGATTGGCCGACCTTCTTCGAGAACGATAAGTGCATTTTTCTCGGCCGCGGAAAGCCGTACCTGGTCCTGCACCGCCTTGGACCGGAAACCGAAGTCGATCCCCCCGAACGAACGCTTTGCCTCGACTTAGAGGTTCTCGACGTGGACGTCGAAGTCGAGCGATTAGCCCGCTCCGGCCTCGCATGCGAAATGCGAGGCGAAGTTGCGGTCCTGCGGGATCCGGTGGGGAACTTGATCGAGCTCGTTGCCGCCGGTTAA
- a CDS encoding outer membrane beta-barrel protein: protein MNVKPLIAVIALAAISAAHAQDQQSLGVNIGGQVGVYMPTSSAVRDAFGKSVLNLGLGPVGGTNRPSSGSLTPSLELLSANKNGNRLFIGTFTYGYEKHLAPDESTTVPYVRVFGGGAYFDYGITQVGVRNSAKKFSTTGGVEAGIVFANRLKLSAKYNVYPKQDGFDFSGFSLSATYSLFKL from the coding sequence ATGAATGTCAAGCCGCTGATCGCCGTCATCGCTCTCGCCGCCATCTCCGCGGCGCACGCCCAAGACCAACAGAGTCTCGGCGTCAATATCGGAGGCCAGGTCGGCGTTTACATGCCGACGAGCAGCGCCGTGCGCGATGCTTTCGGTAAGAGCGTCCTCAACCTCGGCCTGGGTCCGGTCGGCGGCACGAACCGTCCGAGCTCCGGCTCTCTCACTCCGTCGCTGGAATTGCTGTCGGCGAACAAGAACGGGAATCGCCTGTTCATCGGCACCTTTACCTACGGCTATGAGAAGCACCTCGCGCCGGATGAGAGCACGACCGTTCCTTACGTCCGAGTGTTCGGCGGGGGCGCCTACTTCGACTACGGCATCACGCAGGTCGGGGTACGCAACTCTGCCAAGAAGTTCAGCACCACCGGCGGCGTCGAGGCCGGCATCGTCTTTGCCAACCGACTCAAGCTATCCGCGAAGTACAACGTCTATCCCAAGCAGGATGGATTCGACTTCAGCGGCTTCTCGCTGAGCGCGACGTACTCGCTATTCAAGCTCTGA